One segment of Cutaneotrichosporon cavernicola HIS019 DNA, chromosome: 4 DNA contains the following:
- the YIP3 gene encoding uncharacterized protein (PRA1 family protein), producing MEIVGKVAEGLQNFRENRLSGLKPPQEFFDHRQLSRPRDMNEATHRVTYNTRNFSGNYLLIVVILALWALLTNPLLLIVIGLFAGGFAAINKFGADPVTVGNQVITQKTLYIALFVIGIPLLIIADPFSFFFWLIGSSAILILAHAVLMEPGVESEYSSVEQV from the exons ATGGAGATTGTCGGAAAAGTCGCTGAGGGGCTGCAGAACTTCCGG gagAACCGGTTGTCGGGCCTCAAGCCGCCGCAGGAGTTT TTCGACCACCGCCAGCTCTCGCGCCCGCGGGACATGAACGAGGCGACGCACCGGGTGACCTACAACACGCGTAACTTTAGCGGCAACTACTTGCTCATTGTCGTGATTCTCGCTCTGTGGGCTCT cctcaCTAacccgctcctcctcatcgtcattGGCCTGTTTGCAGGTGGCTTTGCGGCCATCAACAAGTTTG GCGCGGACCCCGTCACTGTCGGCAACCAGGTCATCACTCAGAAGACGCTGTACATTGCCCTTTTTGTCATCGGCATCccgctcctcatcatcgccgACCCATTCAGCTTCTTCTTCTGGCTCATTGGCTCAAGCGCgatcctcatcctcgcccacgcGGTCCTCATGGAGCCCGGAGTCGAGAGCGAGTACTCGTCTGTCGAGCAGGTGTAA
- a CDS encoding uncharacterized protein (Domain of unknown function (DUF4112)), which translates to MYGASAGSTKNRRAARFGAFQPTLRPPVIHRRPRDDAEAQRLYNHVRTVAFYLDAAPVLSDLGLPFRAGLDDIISLVPLYGDLVSGIMQLYQVWLAWIFGVPVAVCVRMIINVLLDIVVGIIPIIGDILDNLWKANLRNLALLEDWLLTAPEYHILLMPDSNTYLPEPRKPGGRWNAWFGPTGKREAEDERERERTTGKVRRTRRMARDEGEYAFGRAPNGTAPDVAPEPLD; encoded by the exons ATGTACGGCGCATCTGCTGGATCGACCAAGAAccggcgcgccgcccgcttCGGTGCCTTCCAACCAACCCTGCGGCCGCCTGTAATCCACCGGCGTCCGAGGGACGACGCAGAGGCGCAAAG GCTATACAACCACGTACGGACAG TCGCATTCTACCTCGACGCAGCGCCCGTGCTGTCTGACCTCGGACTGCCGTTccgcgccggcctcgacgatATCATATCGCTCGTGCCGCTTTATGGCGACCTGGTGTCTGGTATCATGCAGCTGTACCAGGTTTGGCTGGCTTGGATCTTTGGCGTCCCTGTTGCCGTGTGTGTGCGCATG ATCAtcaacgtcctcctcgacatcgtGGTCGGCATCATCCCGATAATCGgcgacatcctcgacaacctctGGAAGGCCAACCTGCgcaacctcgccctcctcgaggactGGCTCCTCACAGCGCCAGAGTaccacatcctcctcatGCCTGACAGCAACACATACCTTCCCGAGCCGCGCAAGCCAGGAGGACGCTGGAACGCGTGGTTCGGCCCCACTGGCAAacgcgaggccgaggacgagcgtgagcgcgagcgaACGACGGGCAAGGTGCGGCGTACACGCCGAATGGCGCGTGATGAGGGCGAGTACGCCTTTGGCAGGGCGCCGAACGGGACGGCGCCAGACGTCGCACCGGAGCCTCTTGACTAG
- a CDS encoding uncharacterized protein (SUR7/PalI family) has translation MPSPAFPGMFLALAAAILLLFASVSPPVWERVSFLNVDTPAGTTVYGVFGQCLKAATKTCSTRSIGYDLQAAGLSSGVQMNQTLLHNLSKTLILHPIAGFLSFLAFVMGVIGVAAASRGATVMMAIFSFLGAMAGLVAFVIDMVLWNVLKNRVVEAGYHASLGIANWFTVAGVAAMILAMCASFFGACGRFATGRAAGEKY, from the exons ATGCCGTCTCCTGC cttCCCCGGAATGTTCCTCGCCTTGGCAGCGGCAATTCTGCTGCTCTTCGCGTCCGTCTCGCCGCCAGTGTGGGAGCGTGTGTCGTtcctcaacgtcgacaCACCAGCGGGCACCACAGTTTATGGTGTCTTCGGTCAATGCTTAAAAGCCGCAACCAAGACGTGTAGTACTCGGTCCATCGGGTACGACCTCCAGGCAGCGGGGTTGAGCTCTGG GGTCCAGATGAACCAGACTCTCCTTCACAACCTGTCCAAGACGCTGATCCTCCACCCAATCGCCGGATTCCTGTCATTCCTGGCTTTCGTCATGGGTGTCATTGGCGTCGCAGCTGCTTCGCGCGGCGCAACCGTCATGATGGCAATCTTCAgcttcctcggcgcgaTGGCTGGCCTGGTCGCCTTCGTCATCGACATGGTTCTCTGGAACGTTCTCAAGAACCGCGTCGTTGAGGCTGGATATCACGCCTCCCTAGGCATTGCCAACTGGTTCACGGTAGCCGGTGTGGCAGCCATGATCCTTGCCATGTGCGCGTCCTTCTTTGGCGCGTGCGGCCGCTTCGCCACCGGCCGGGCCGCCGGCGAGAAG TACTAA
- a CDS encoding uncharacterized protein (WD domain, G-beta repeat): MSDTQLNVLIAHYLASHAPQALHPFLAASDTPLPDLSNPPNPDLLTLVTDARAAELAAKLQHTHLAPVADLKSLLSEPLPQNDKLTRVARTFDHISDGNLTAVAVSNLPRRSFNTATAEYETRQEKSIVVGGADRAVRVVDWNSGEIVQMMTFKAPVLCLAIHPTNPRYIVSGAMDGTLSLSDTITHSTLQTFSGAKFVVRVAFSSDGRYLASASYDKSVSVYEAVGAAHHARTGNDDADAWLHALDSGDDADAAAEPELRYQLRHRVETESNPEALLFHPASTWLMYTQRASPALHYLSLGDWETRSKSFNVHALDNHVSFAVLDLALHPSGRIIGAITGDHAGPGAERVLLYGVEPDETERLACLWTRSEPDAFVLPRLAFLPSGRGIITTSASGELTLLTLQGEVRSKLKVHAAREGVTGTSDVVRDLAVATHGEGGWEVVSVGYDRTIKMTLGRE; this comes from the coding sequence ATGTCCGACACCCAGCTCAATGTCCTTATTGCCCACTACCTCGCCTCACACGCCCCCCAAGCACTCCACCCCTTCCTAGCAGCAAGCGACACCCCTCTTCCCGACCTATCCAACccccccaaccccgaccTGCTAACGTTGGTCACcgacgcgcgagcagctgaactcgccgccaagctccaACACACCCACCTCGCCCCTGTCGCAGACCTCAAATCTCTCCTATCCGAACCCCTTCCCCAAAACGACAAGTTGACTCGAGTTGCGCGGACATTCGACCATATTTCAGATGGAAACCTCACCGCCGTGGCCGTATCCAACCTCCCTCGCCGGTCATTCAATACTGCTACTGCGGAATACGAAACCCGGCAAGAGAAAAGTATCGTCGTGGGGGGGGCGGATCGGGCCGTTCGTGTGGTCGACTGGAACTCGGGCGAGATTGTCCAGATGATGACTTTCAAGGCGCCCGTTCTGTGTCTAGCGATACATCCCACCAACCCACGCTATATTGTTAGTGGGGCCATGGACGGAACCCTCTCTCTTTCCGATACGATCACCCATTCTACCCTCCAGACATTTAGTGGGGCCAAGTTTGTCGTTCGCGTAGCCTTCTCATCTGATGGACGATACCTCGCATCGGCGAGCTATGATAAGAGCGTGAGCGTGTACGAAGCGGTTGGGGCAGCGCACCACGCGCGTACAGGTaacgacgacgccgacgcgtgGTTGCATGCCCTGGACTCTGGGGACGATGCcgacgctgccgccgagcccgagctgCGATACCAACTCCGACACAGAGTCGAGACCGAGAGTAACCCCGAAgccctcctcttccaccCCGCCTCTACGTGGTTGATGTACACGCAACGCGCGAGTCCGGCACTGCATTACCTCTCCCTTGGGGATTGGGAGACTCGCTCAAAGAGCTTCAACGtccacgccctcgacaaTCATGTTTCGTTTGCCGTGCTGGacctcgctctccatcCTTCTGGGCGGATCATTGGGGCAATTACAGGCGACCATGCTGGTCCTGGCGCGGAGAGGGTTTTGCTCTACGGCGTCGAACCAGATGAAACTGAGCGCCTTGCTTGTCTTTGGACTCGGAGTGAACCGGACGCATTCGTGCTCCCCCGCCTCGCTTTCTTGCCCTCTGGTCGCGGGATCATCACTaccagcgccagcggcgaACTtaccctcctcaccctACAGGGCGAAGTGCGGAGTAAGCTCAAGGTCCATGCTGCTAGGGAGGGTGTCACCGGCACGAGCGATGTCGTgcgcgaccttgccgtTGCTACCcatggagaaggaggttgGGAGGTCGTGAGCGTCGGGTACGACCGTACCATCAAGATGACACTTGGGCGTGAGTAA
- a CDS encoding uncharacterized protein (pci domain-containing protein), with protein MADMLATFYSTVAMAFAVGHGDNLADTIPLSESHPLFWLLHQAVQDPDTQLSPKAIMRSLNIAGLPQDIKWPIASILSTVLIFVRDRPAENEAEMYAALKNMLSIHSSILIKLIPAALLTGSLPAPGVLEEYDLAVFAALVQAFRNGDVARWRALVQQHRQWLRAQNIWLLLFERGEILVWRNLFRHALKAYYDAEPSAPRNRCPTWVFEEAARTAFAGSGELEQDLVLEDVICVLSSLIDQGLLMGNISYSQRQVVMRPRPDGMGGFPRLKDVTPRRVQAIT; from the exons ATGGCCGACATGCTCGCAACATTCTACAGTACAGTTGCCATGGCATTTGCCGTGGGTCACGGCGACAACCTAGCCGACACCATCCCGCTTTCCGAATCACATCCCTTGTTCTGGCTTCTACACCAGGCCGTGCAAGATCCCGACACCCAACTGTCACCTAAAGCAATCATGCGCAGCCTGAACATTGCTGGACTGCCACAAGATATCAAGTGGCCCATTGCCTCTATTCTCTCGACCGTTCTGATATTCGTGAGGGATCGGCCGGCAGAAaacgaggccgagatgtACGCGGCCTTGAAGAACATGCTCTCTATCCATTC ATCCATCCTCATCAAACTCATCCCCGCTGCGCTACTCACGGGGTCCCTTCCAGCTCCTGGAGTATTGGAAGAGTACGACCTCGCCGTGTTTGCGGCCCTTGTCCAAGCTTTCCGCAATGGCGACGTTGCCCGATGGCGCGCACTCGTCCAACAGCATAGGCAATGGTTGCGGGCGCAGAATATctggctcctcctctttgAACGGGGCGAGATTCTGGTATGGCGCAACCTCTTCCGCCACGC attGAAGGCCTACTacgacgccgagcccaGTGCGCCACGCAACCGATGCCCGACGTGGGTGTTTGAGGAGGCTGCACGGACTGCATTTGCTGGATCAGGCGAGCTCGAACAAGACCTCgttctcgaggacgtcatCTGTGTCTTATCCAGCCTGATTGACCAAGGGCTGCTCATGGGCAACATTAGCTACTCGCAGCGGCAGGTGGTGATGCGGCCCCGTCCAGACGGGATGGGAGGCTTCCCGCGCTTGAAGGACGTGACGCCGCGACGTGTACAGGCCATTACTTAG